The following are encoded in a window of Chloroflexota bacterium genomic DNA:
- a CDS encoding acyl-CoA dehydrogenase family protein, with translation MDLRFSEEDERFRQEVREFIKKELPPGWKGTGLLSEAKGEEEWQFAREMLRKVGAKGWHSLAWPREYGGQQSMTKQFIFSEEMYYHELPGVDLVGTLMLAPALIQYGTMEQKRQHLPKIAQGEVVWCQGYSEPGAGSDLASLSTRATEEGDFLVLNGQKTWSTNANRADWCYLLARTGLQAPKHKGISFLLMDMKTPGVSARHLPNIVGTFCEIFLDNVCVPKENLVGSKNEGWKVANTVLGYERSGVHRIAAAWRNLDRLIQFAKETNRGGSPLFKYPFIRQKLSQLYIEGQAVRLLAYRVLWLQDTGRDISYEVSATRLSGSLFQQRVASTAMEILGPFGQLDQGSEWAPEADFRREYLYSLAATIGAGTAEIQRNIIAVRGLGLPRV, from the coding sequence ATGGATCTGCGCTTTAGCGAAGAAGATGAAAGGTTCCGGCAGGAAGTACGTGAATTCATAAAGAAAGAACTGCCGCCTGGCTGGAAAGGGACCGGGCTGCTCTCAGAGGCAAAGGGCGAGGAAGAGTGGCAGTTTGCGCGCGAAATGCTGCGGAAGGTTGGGGCCAAGGGGTGGCATTCCTTAGCTTGGCCAAGAGAATACGGGGGGCAACAGTCCATGACAAAGCAATTCATCTTCAGCGAGGAGATGTACTATCACGAACTACCCGGGGTTGATCTGGTGGGCACCCTTATGCTGGCCCCGGCCCTGATCCAGTATGGCACAATGGAACAGAAGCGACAGCATCTGCCCAAGATAGCTCAGGGCGAGGTGGTCTGGTGTCAGGGTTATAGCGAGCCGGGGGCGGGCTCTGACCTAGCCTCACTATCAACACGGGCCACAGAGGAAGGAGATTTCTTGGTTCTCAACGGACAGAAGACATGGAGTACAAATGCCAACCGCGCTGACTGGTGTTACTTGCTGGCCAGGACTGGCCTCCAAGCCCCCAAACACAAGGGAATCAGCTTCTTGCTCATGGATATGAAAACGCCTGGGGTTTCTGCACGCCACCTGCCCAATATAGTAGGTACCTTCTGCGAGATCTTCCTCGATAACGTGTGTGTTCCTAAGGAGAATCTCGTAGGTAGCAAGAACGAGGGCTGGAAGGTGGCAAACACCGTCCTCGGCTATGAGAGGTCGGGGGTTCACCGCATAGCCGCGGCCTGGAGAAACCTAGACCGACTGATCCAATTTGCCAAGGAAACAAACCGAGGGGGCAGCCCCCTGTTCAAATATCCTTTCATTCGGCAGAAGCTAAGCCAGCTGTACATCGAGGGCCAGGCGGTCAGACTCTTAGCCTACAGGGTTCTGTGGCTTCAGGACACTGGCCGTGACATAAGCTACGAAGTGTCGGCAACACGACTCTCGGGAAGTCTGTTTCAGCAGCGGGTCGCTAGCACCGCAATGGAAATCCTGGGGCCCTTTGGTCAACTGGACCAAGGCTCCGAATGGGCCCCTGAGGCGGACTTTCGTAGAGAATACCTCTATTCCTTGGCGGCTACAATCGGGGCTGGCACTGCAGAAATACAACGAAATATTATTGCCGTCAGGGGCCTAGGACTACCAAGGGTATGA
- a CDS encoding CoA-binding protein produces MSVLDLAFSPRSIAVVGASSNPDSRTNQNFLRPLLAFGCKARVYPVNPYLSEVVGLKAYASIQDVPEPVDYAICAVPAPLTPQVMQDCAAARVRVAAIFTAGFSETGEETGRRLERDIVDIARHSGVRVIGPNCLGVHCPKSGVSLEADIPRRSGHVGFISQSGGNAKELILAGAEHGIFFSKVVSYGNAADLNEADFLEYFAGDKDTRIIAAYIEGIKQPQRFAKALKEAAAAKPVIILKGGKTEAGAGAAISHTGALSGSKDTWDALCRQTGTMQAGNLEEIADAILAFSLLKPPRGKRIGIIGIGGGASVQAADDCESCGLILPAFPDKIRQELRKFAPPAGTGFRNPIDASAEVYWNPASFAETISLVANWDGVDALFVMLSATATLRRGIETLRAQIEAVIEVGMRSDKPLAIVLRTGNIARAEEMAREVEERCVEAGFPVYPSCSRAAQAISRLICYDEERRFQVQR; encoded by the coding sequence ATGTCCGTTCTAGACCTTGCTTTTTCCCCAAGATCAATTGCCGTTGTCGGTGCCTCCTCCAACCCTGATTCTCGTACAAATCAGAACTTCCTGCGACCGCTCTTGGCTTTTGGCTGCAAAGCAAGAGTATACCCGGTAAACCCATACCTGAGTGAAGTCGTGGGCTTGAAAGCCTATGCCAGTATTCAGGACGTACCTGAGCCGGTGGATTATGCGATCTGTGCTGTTCCCGCGCCATTGACGCCGCAAGTAATGCAAGACTGCGCGGCCGCCCGAGTGAGGGTGGCAGCAATTTTCACCGCTGGTTTCAGTGAGACTGGAGAGGAAACAGGCAGAAGACTGGAAAGGGATATAGTCGACATAGCCAGACATAGTGGCGTGCGCGTCATTGGCCCCAATTGTCTCGGGGTCCATTGTCCTAAGTCTGGCGTGTCCCTCGAAGCAGATATTCCAAGACGAAGCGGTCATGTAGGCTTTATCTCTCAGAGCGGGGGCAATGCCAAAGAATTGATCCTCGCGGGAGCTGAGCATGGGATATTCTTTAGTAAGGTCGTCAGCTACGGAAATGCTGCAGACCTCAATGAGGCAGACTTCCTGGAGTACTTTGCTGGAGACAAGGATACCAGAATCATCGCTGCCTACATTGAGGGCATAAAGCAACCCCAGAGGTTTGCCAAGGCGTTGAAAGAAGCAGCGGCAGCAAAACCGGTGATAATCCTCAAGGGAGGAAAGACCGAGGCAGGAGCAGGGGCAGCGATCTCGCATACAGGTGCTTTGTCAGGGAGCAAGGATACCTGGGATGCGTTGTGCCGACAAACAGGGACAATGCAAGCTGGCAATCTGGAGGAAATCGCAGACGCTATCCTGGCTTTTTCATTACTGAAGCCGCCGCGGGGAAAGAGAATTGGTATCATTGGAATAGGCGGAGGGGCAAGTGTTCAGGCCGCTGATGACTGCGAGAGTTGTGGCCTTATCCTGCCTGCCTTCCCTGACAAGATCAGGCAAGAGTTAAGGAAATTCGCCCCGCCAGCGGGAACTGGTTTCCGTAACCCTATAGATGCCTCAGCAGAGGTATACTGGAACCCGGCTTCGTTCGCCGAAACGATCAGCCTTGTCGCGAATTGGGATGGGGTAGATGCCCTGTTTGTAATGCTGAGTGCTACGGCTACCCTCAGGCGTGGCATTGAAACCCTCAGAGCCCAAATCGAGGCCGTCATTGAAGTAGGCATGAGGAGCGACAAACCGCTGGCCATTGTTTTACGCACTGGAAACATAGCTAGAGCTGAAGAGATGGCCAGGGAGGTGGAAGAACGATGTGTCGAAGCCGGCTTTCCGGTCTATCCATCTTGCTCGCGCGCCGCGCAAGCCATTAGTCGTCTAATCTGCTACGATGAGGAGCGACGCTTCCAGGTGCAAAGGTAG